A genomic stretch from Pristiophorus japonicus isolate sPriJap1 chromosome 6, sPriJap1.hap1, whole genome shotgun sequence includes:
- the LOC139265086 gene encoding claudin-2-like: protein MANSAMQLVALIVCIIGMVGTLSATIMPHWRITAHIGANVVTAIVYMKGLWWACAMFSTGVFQCETYNSVLELPADLQAARAMMVISVALSLLSITISVVGMKCTVCAKDSPIKDKVAGTGGVFFILAGLMGLVPVAWTMNGVILNFHNPLIPGDLKFEIGESLYLGVVAAMLTIIGGVILSLSFIGRRTELYNRRPMSYQNHATNRSGPQPSAASLHSKAAKSEFNSYNLTGYV, encoded by the coding sequence ATGGCTAACTCTGCCATGCAATTGGTAGCCTTGATCGTGTGCATAATCGGCATGGTTGGGACATTATCAGCTACTATTATGCCTCACTGGAGGATCACAGCGCACATTGGAGCAAATGTTGTAACTGCTATAGTGTATATGAAAGGGTTGTGGTGGGCATGTGCCATGTTCAGCACCGGAGTCTTCCAATGTGAAACCTACAACTCTGTCCTCGAACTTCCAGCAGATCTCCAGGCTGCTCGTGCCATGATGGTCATCTCAGTTGCTCTCTCATTGCTCTCTATAACAATCTCTGTGGTTGGCATGAAATGCACGGTGTGTGCCAAGGATTCTCCAATAAAGGACAAGGTTGCTGGCACTGGAGGGGTTTTCTTTATCCTAGCTGGACTGATGGGGTTAGTGCCAGTAGCATGGACAATGAATGGCGTGATACTGAATTTCCACAACCCCTTAATTCCGGGTGACCTCAAGTTTGAAATTGGTGAGTCCTTGTACCTCGGGGTCGTTGCCGCTATGCTGACCATCATCGGAGGAGTCATACTGTCCCTGTCATTTATAGGTAGGAGAACTGAGCTCTACAATAGACGACCGATGTCCTACCAGAATCACGCAACGAACCGTTCTGGTCCTCAGCCATCAGCTGCATCTCTTCATTCAAAAGCAGCAAAATCGGAATTCAACTCTTACAATCTGACTGGTTATGTATAG